ACCCTGTAGGAAGTGCAACATACCGGCGACCACTCCGGACGAACGTCTCGCACGGCGTGGGTTCCGCCCATCACATTATCGCCGGAAGCCTTCCGCATCGACCAACGACATCTCGGCGAGTCTTGAAACGTTCCGACTGTGCGGACCGGGTGGTTCTCGGTCTGCGCACGTTCGCCCTTGTCGTGAACGGTCACATCTTCCCGCACCCGGAGGAACGACGCCGTGGAACTGTCCCTTTCCCAGTTCGAGCTGGTCTCGAACATGTTTTCCTTTACGATCGCCGCGATGGGAGCGGCGGCCCTGTTCTTCTTCTTCACCAGCTTTCAGATCCACCCGAAGTACCGGCTCGCCGTCCTGGTCTCGGGTGTGGTCGTCGCCCTGGCGTGTTACCACTACGTCCGGATCTACGATAGCTGGCACGACGCTTATGCCCTGACCGAGACCGAATCGGGCGTGGTCTTCCAGGAAACGGCCACGCCGTTCAACGACTACTACCGCTATGCCGACTGGATCTTGACCGTGCCGTTGCTTGTCATCGAGCTGATTGCCGTCATGGCCCTGGCGGCCCCCGTGGCTCGCTCGCTCTCGTGGCGGTTGGGCGGGGCGGCTGTCTTGATGATCATCCTCGGCTACCCTGGTGAGATTTCCAGCGACAATGGGACACGATGGCTCTTCTGGGGCCTGAGCATGCTCCCATTCTTGTATATCCTGTTTGTCCTGCTGACCGAGCTGTCGACCTCGCTCGAACGCCAACCGAGTGAGGTCCGGGGACGAATCAGCTTTGCTCGATACTTGATTGTGATCACCTGGTCGTTCTACCCGATCGCCTACCTCGCCCCGATGATCGGCCTCTCGGGAGCAAGCGCGGAAGTCGCCTTGCAGGTGGGCTACTCGATTGCCGACGTGCTGGCCAAGGCTGCGTTTGGTCTGTACATCTACTCGATTGCCGCGACGAAGTCGGAGCTGGAGACGGGCGAGGCTCTCTCGGCACACTCCGAGTACGCCGCCTGAGCATCGGGTAAACCGGGAGCGGTTCCGGGGGGTGGCCTACGCCCCCCGGTACTCAAGCCAGCTTGGGTTGCATGATTCCCCGCACACGTTGTGCTGTGACATCTGCATCTGTCGAACGCTGCTTCACCTGAT
The DNA window shown above is from Tautonia rosea and carries:
- a CDS encoding bacteriorhodopsin-like, encoding MELSLSQFELVSNMFSFTIAAMGAAALFFFFTSFQIHPKYRLAVLVSGVVVALACYHYVRIYDSWHDAYALTETESGVVFQETATPFNDYYRYADWILTVPLLVIELIAVMALAAPVARSLSWRLGGAAVLMIILGYPGEISSDNGTRWLFWGLSMLPFLYILFVLLTELSTSLERQPSEVRGRISFARYLIVITWSFYPIAYLAPMIGLSGASAEVALQVGYSIADVLAKAAFGLYIYSIAATKSELETGEALSAHSEYAA